The sequence AAACACTATGGCATTGATCAATCTCAGCTTCCAAACAATTATAATTACAAGTGTCATCAAGCAAGTTGAGACAAACATAACGAAGGTGACTGCCAGCCCTACAAACCCATAAAAACGATCAGATTCTTTTATCGAGTGATTGAATATTTAAGACTAGAAACGATAATTGCTAAGACTTGGTACCATATGCATGGCCTATCATGCTTGTGTCTCTCAAGCCAATTGTCACAGCTAAACAAAGGCACATTAACATCCAATTAACTTCTGGGATATAAATCTGCCCATATATCTGGTTTGAGGTGTGCATAGTTTTCACATGAGGGAAACAATTCAGAGCACAACACTGGTTTACGAGGGAGAATGTAGCCGAAATCACAGCCTGACTTCCTATGACAGAAGCGAAAGTGGCCACGACAAACACCGGCCAAAACACAGCTTCTACATAGACAAATAATGTAATGTCATATTGAGACAGGgagatataaatatataatctCTCTGTATTACTAACTTCTTACCAGGTATTGCTTTGTAGAAGCTTCTCTGAATATCTTCATGGTGCTTAGAGAGGAATGCAGCCTCACCCAAATAAGCAAGTATCAAGGAGGGATAGACAAGAAATGTGAAGGCAATCTGTGATTTAAATGAGGAAGATTTCAACTTTCAAGTACATTAAGATCATAATGATTTTGCTAATTATTATCAACCAAAGCAGTTACGGTTACCTTGATTGAAAGTGAAGAGAAGTGGCCTAAATCAGCAAACATGGCCTCCACACCTATGACAATATCCCATAAGCATCTTGCTCCTGATGTTTAAGAGACAATAGAAAGCATATGATTCGAGATGTACAAGTACCTGTAATTGAGAGAACAACTCCGCCTAATGAAATCCAACCTTCAACACCTGTGCTTCTAAGGAATTTTAGCATATAAACGGGAGAGAGTGCATGATATATACTTGGGTTCCATTTGATGATATTATATATTCCGATAACGCTAATACAGACAAGCCACGCCATAATGATTGGAGCAAACATGAAAGCAACTTTGTGTGTTCCACGATGCTGGAGGGAGAACAGTCCAACCAAGATGACGCATGAGATTAAAACAATATAGTCTGAAAAAGGGAAATAAATTTTGGcatgttttaattattttgatcaATATGAAAATCAACTATAGAGAGATGATGAAGCTTACTCTCATGGAGTCCAGGGATCTTATGTTTGACTCCTGAGACTGCTGAAAGAACTGAAAGgacaaatatttataaatcattACATGATTATGAAAATGCAAGTTTTTATGTAGCCATTTTAAAAGATTCAAGGTTAATCTTAGCTTAGCTACTAATGTAATGAAAATTCCGACATCATAGAACAAGCAGTGGCAAAAAAGTTATACATATTGAAAGACTAGAATGATCTAAACTACTGAATTGAAAAGGTATAGGTAAAATGTGGGAACTCGACCTGATATTGCAGGAGTGAGCACTCCATCACCAATAGCCATGCAGGTTCCAAAGagaacaaacaacaaaaaacctCTTCGAAAAGATGGATGCAGTCGAAAAAAGGACTTTAGAGCAGCACTCGACCTTGTCTCCAAGATCCCCTTAATGTCATAAGCAGATAATTTATCATCCATAGGCTCTTGATTCGGCAGAATGCATAATCTAGCATGACGGCAAAGAAGAGAGTACAATGCAAAGGTACCCCCTGCATCACAAGCAAATGGAATGGAATGAAATAATCAGCTTTGCCTCTCTTTTCCCATCGACATATTGGGCTTCAAGCTATTCGAGCCTTTATAAATGACagaattccaaaatctttattGAAAATCAAGCTCAAAAGAGAAGTTAACGTTAGGACAAATAATCATATCTCCATAATCGTACGGTATTATCAATTTGGACCAGAGCCCACATGATCCTTATGCAAGTTAAGACATTAtccttaaaaaaataattgggCGTAGCCTTTGCAGTCCAACCACAACTTGCCATATGAAAAACActtatttcttctattttttgaatattttgaATCTTTTCTGCTCTGAGGTTAGGATGAGCTGCAAAAAAATAGGtacatcaaaagaaaaaaaaagggtattTCTTCTAATTGATGTGATGTGTGAGACTGTTTTTAAGTCTTTAACGATCAAATAAGCTTAAGCCTATCTATTTTATTGGATGAGATGAAAAGCATTACCTTCACCGTTATCATCGGCTGACATGACAATGAAAACATATTTGAAGAGAGCAATGAGTGTAAATGTCCAGAAGATAAAGGATAGAACCCCATAAATTTCTTCATCATTCTCATGGAGACTCAATTTCCCAGAGAAGGTGGTTTTGTAGACATAAAGAGGGGAGGTGCTGAGGTCCCCATAAACAATTCCTAAACTTTGATAAGCCAATATAAGCACACTTCTGTAGGACCCATTCTTCACCTTCTGATGAGAAACATATTAAACACATATTGATGGCTAAGTGATAATAAACAGAGATATTCCaacctaaaattttaaaagaaattggaAAAGGATATATCTAAAAATATACCAGATGCAAATGCATCAACAATCTGAAGGAATTGAGATAAGTGTTTATACAAGTGCTTctagtttaaatattttgatttctcATGGTACTATATTTTCTTTCTCTATTACTCTTTACACTAAATATCTCTCAGTTACTTCTCTCTAAACGCATCGTTCACTAATCACTTCGCCAATTCTTGTTCAAGCAAGGAAGAATTGAAAATGTCCGTTCCTCCACGGATCCATGTTTTTGTGTCACCCTGAACATATATGTTCGGCCATCTGCCGATGATAACTGAGGATATGTTTGAGAGGGATTTTGAAATCCTTAAAACCACTTGAATCGTTTCAAAATAAACTCCAAAAGATCCTCCatcaattcaaaattaattgaaCGCCATCTCCAAACAAtccaaattaattttgaataattaaaaatacattCCACGATCCTTTTTACTATGAAAAAGagttattttaataatttcaaatatCTGTACACAGAAAACGGATCAGGGTCCGCCTTTTCACCAAACAACAAAGTATTATCATTAAGATAGAACTAATTTTGATAAACAAACACTTTTTTTGAGAACAAAGACACTCAAGAACACAATCAAAAGCAACGAAAAAGCTTCTCTTCTCCCTGTTTTGCTTAATTAAACAGATGGATATGAGGTACAAGCACCTTAAAACAAACCCATGTTTCCATCAAGAGTCTCAAACATAAAAACTCCTCCAAACGGAGCACATAACAAAAAATCATCCCAAATTTCTTGCACACAGAGAGAATTTCAAAGAAACCAAACCCACCAAGTTGAATGAATTATAAATGTCTAAGAAAATGAATAATGCATTTCATTCAAACCTAAAAGGAAACCCAGTTCCCATATAAAGTTATAAAACAACAGAATGACACAGCAACAGAAACCTCTCAGCTCTGTGGGAGAAAACAGAAATAAGAACCCATATAGAACTTTTGAAGAAATTATAAGAAAGGGCAGAAGAATTAAGAATACCTTTGGAGAGATGCCTTCAGTTTCAACACTTTCCTGTGATGGGTTGTTCATGGCTGAATAGAGAAAAAgcaaagagagagaaaaaatagtGTGTTAAGTGACTGAGCTTCTACATGACCCTCCTCCCTCAAACCAACCAAATAAAGCATAATCTTTGCCATTGCCAAAAgaaccaaataataataaatacttggctttttctttttcttttccaaaaatatttttaatacttcGAATCATTTAAAAGCAGTTGTAAGTCTCCATGATTTTGTTGTTGGTCTCTTTCATTCCTCAGctttctttcaaaatattttttcactTTATTCAAACTAAGAGAAgggttattttcaaatattaaaaaatatactaaaatatttataaaatatcacTCTATtctactatatttataaatattttttaaaaattttgtcatttaatataatttctcaaaaatcacttttattatatataaaaaaaaaaaaaatcatatttgagATTTTGAACCAATTTAAAAAATCCCAATTGATcaagatttaatttttaattccTTTGATTTACTATTTTTCATATTATAAGTTTTGCTTCCATTAAAGAAATGTTTGTACTTTCAACCAAATTTCAGAactttgattgaattttgaaaatatttatacaaatgaaaatacttttcaaaccaagaccttaattttgaaattttaggtAGACGTTTAAGAGAGGAAGAAAAAGTGGATGATTAGAAAATAATAGGATTTTATAAGAAAATGAAGGACTAGAAATGGAAAGTTGTAAAGAGCTTAGGGACCaaacacaaaataaataaagttttgtaggccaaaacaaaataaaaaccaCAAAAAGGGGTCCAATTACTATTACTATTTAGTTTTGTCCAAATCCCAACAAATTTATAGAAATTTACCAAAACAGGTTaactgtttttgtttttgtttttgtttttggaagaACTGAAGAGAAAAGGCCTTACAATCATTGCTGAAACAGGAAAGACCAAACCGATAAGCTTTCAACATTCCCTGATTACACGAAAGCGATTCAAGGAAAGACAATTTGAAACGACGGATACCCAAATCAATTCAATCAAAATCATCAACatagaacaagaagaagaagaagaagaagaagaagaagaagaagcaggtgtaagtctttttctttcattaCACTCCCGTGGCCGACGATTTCATTATCCTTATCCTCCGTACAAGATTGACTGCTAAGGAGCTTTCAATCTGCCAGCCCAAGCATTTAATCCGACTGGGGTCGCCTTAGATTTTCATAACAGATTTCTAAACTAGTGACACTGATGTTATACCTAATAATGTATAAATCTTCTCTATTGTTGCTTTCAAAATTCAATCTATGATGCAGTGTACTTGGGAGTAGAAGACGTGGTACGGTGGGAGAAATGGAACAATCAAAGATATGGTTGTTAGAAGGTAAGAATAATATGACTTCTCGATTGGCTGTTCTGTTTCCGCCCATAATGTGTTTGCGGTAATGCCTGACTGAATTTAACCCAATTGTTTTAGCAGAAAGAGTACGAGAGTTGGATATGGTGGTTGGGGTTGATAATTTAAGTCATTTTTAGCTTGCCCACTTAAGAAAATAACCTCTCCCAAACTTGTAGATTAAGCTATATGATCGTTGGGACATGTTCAAGCTTCAACTTCTAAGTTTCTGTAAttctactttttctcttctttcatgttttttttaagTTCACTTTCTAGTTTAATCCTCTGTCATTGGAATGTTCTGCAAATCATCTAATCAAATCCACAAATTGGCATCCAATTCTCCCTCTTCTCCATAAATTTGCAGTGCCAAGCTGGTTATGTGTTGAGAATTTGATTCTCTACCTCATTAGGGAGGCTTGGTTTTATCTATTCGAGTTTTTGTTGGTTTAATTCTGTTATGTTAATGGCTCTTATAGATAAGATAGTTCAAAATGAGTAGGATAACTTTGATTCATTCTCTCCCAAATAATGGAGAACTCCTGATGATATTGAGGCTTGAATTGAGCAATCCCTAAAGCTTTGTTTGGTTGTATAAGGTCATTATCAGGTGCGAACTTCTAGAGATTGGTAGGGCCAAACAAGTAAGAAAGATGGAAGCTTGTTTTTCatatgaaagaaaagaaaaagaaaaagaaagaaaaaaggaaaatgatgTGATATATTATGCAGCAATTATCAAAGAAGCTTCATAACTGGTATGcctttgtttttttcaagcttCGGCATCCATTCACTCTCTTTTCAGTGCCCCAAATATAGGATCATATAGAAAAGTGGACAATTTTAGTTACTATATTCTTATCCTTgtgatattattatttttgacaTCATAATTGTCTTTGTACTCTTATCCTTACATGAAATTATTTGgctttataatttcttttatattcTTATCCCTATATGATATTATTTGGCGTTATGTtgattatttaataattttcatctctttctattgttttttttattaaccGCTCAATTATTGTGTATGGTATAagaaatattttaggaaaaaaaatctttattcTGTAGCTGTAgtcctattttattttggaactTACACTTTATTCCAAACTAAGAATTAAAAGAAACTGttgatttaaatttttagtttgttttattttagtttccaaatttttaaaaggttggttttagtttttaaacttttttaaaaaacaatcgTTTATGTTCTTTGCAGTAGCTTTTCTACCTTAAAGTTCCTTTGACCCAACTCTTATCTCTAACTTATTTGAGTtgatcaaataataataattttttaattttcaagggccaaaatagatattttaaaaCTTGGGAGATGAAAGCAAAATATGAGAAGGTATTTGAAATGCTTTTTCATCCACTAGACTGCCATTGAAAGTCCCAAATATAGACAAGGAATTGCAAATTGTAAATGGGGAATTTATTATGGATGGGTTAGGCATAGCTTTACAATCACTTCACCATCAATGACAAACACATTTTAGGTCCCAATATCAAATTTGTACATCGACATGTTAATCCAATGGTGGGTCAATTgttaaattattacaaattttgAGCTACATGACAATTacaaatttggtttttttttttttccctaagAAAATTATTGAAAGATGAACATTTTTCTAATAGCCCCTCGACATCTTCAACAAATTTTGTAAATTTACAAATCTAGTTTACATATCTAATAGGTAAAAGTCCAAATATCAATTAGACATTTTCAAGAGTTTAATCAAAATAGagttaaaaaaaatcatgaatAAAACTTATAATTTAGTTGACTATAAATATCTTTAGACAGTTGAAGACAAATACGTGTTTCTTTCCATACCACATTTATGTTCGAATTTTCTAAATGAATCAAAAGTACAGACAATGGCTTAAAGATGGTTGTTGAAAGTCAAATCTCAAGTATTTTATAATGAACAAAGTTATCTTGAAAATatataagaaaagaagagaaatagAATAGGCGTTGTTTCCTTGTTTGTCGAATGTTCATTGCAAATACAACATATGACTCATAGTCAGGTTCAAGTTAGCTTGAATATTTTAGAGTCTGAAGGTTCATAAAACATACGATTTATGAATTAGTCTATAACTTTAAGAATTCTAATTTAACTACTAAGTTAGGTTCAGGTCGGCTTGAGTATTTTTGGACTATCATGTGTATTCATCAGAttgtaaaattcaaattaattgAACTTTCATCAAGAAACTAACCATTAAAAATGAACAATTGCAACGATGATGGAGTCCTCTATCATTGCTGCTAGACTCCAAAAATTTGCCTTGAAAGAGCTtcaataatagtaataataaaccTTGTAGTTCACTTGTTTTTCAGGTAATAAGCTacatttttcatttaatttaattgaatcATCTTTGGCATTGAGGTAAGTAAAACCTTTTGAAGAGAGAACAATCTAAATAATCCTCTACACATTCTGACTTTAAAACTCTTTTTCATACTAATAAAGAATCCTCTTCTTAATCATTGAAATCCTTCGACTTTTTGTAGTTTTTCAGCCCAGATTTAGTGTTCACTTTCTAAGATCGCAGTATCAAATTGAATAAAAGAGGATTTACTTTCAGAACAATACAACATTgcacaataaaataaaaagagcTAAAACTTCAATAAAATACCACAACACCCATCATATTTTTTCTTCATCCGGAAggtaagaaaaaaaatctcCGGCACTGAGCAGCAAattaaaccaaaccaaaccaaaccaaaccgaCCCAACTCAATCCAAAAAAATAAGTGTGTAGTATGATGTCTTCCGCAAATCACTAACCTCTTGCAGCATCTTCAGCTTAAGCATTGGCGCGCACAATTCTATAACTCTTTCAAGATTCGCAAACCGCAAGACATCCCGTCACACAACCCACCCCATTTGACAACAACCATGACTAGAAATCTCATTTTTtcaaaaggaagaaagaaaaaggaaaggaaagggaCTCCAATCAAAGTACAATTTGGATGACTCTCACTCTCTCCCACCCCAGCAGAAATCCAATCCAAGAACCGAGTATGTTTTTAGATGTACCACAAGACATGGATGGAAGAGAGGTGAACTTCATATCAAAAATCTTTGATAATATCATCATTAGCTGGTTactcatcattttttttctctgcaTCTGATTTTTCTGGCTCACCCTTGGGCTCATCCTCTTTCTTAGCTTTGGCCGGTTCCTCCTCAGCTTTATcttcagtttttttttcttcgacACTCAGTTTCTCAAGTAATCCGGCTGCCGCAGATGCATCTTTGTTTTCCCCTTTCTTCTGTTGGCTCTCGGCAATTTCTTGGAATGTTTCCATGAAAGATTTGCAATCTGAAGCAAACAGAATATATGTTACCAAGGGGAATAAAGAAACTAGTATCAATTAATAAAGTAGTTATGTTAAGACAGAACAAAAACGAGAAGATGAGCAATTCATAAACGATGCTCTAAGAATCTTGGAGTTGAAGCAAGCATACACACAATGGTACAAGTGCTGGACTTTACACTTTTTGAGTTCAACCACATGGGAGGTGTGTTAACTCAAACCCAGGTCGAGGATTCATGCCTCAACGACCTAAGTGTAGGCAGaagtttttacatttttaaaaccTGGATATGCTCCAAATATGGCAAACAGTTTGAGAGACATAAATGAAACCACAAATTATGGGAATCAATAAAAATGAGTGAAATTTGAGAGGGGGGGAGGGAGCCTAAAAACCCTAAAAGAGTTCAGATAAGGTAAGAGAAACTAAAAGAGGAAAACTAACAAAACAAATTGAGCTGAGCAATGGAAAAAACAGGTATTTATCCACATTCTGGATAATAGAAATGAGAAATAGAATAAAGAACATGCATAGTGTCTGAGCAGTTGCATCTAAAAATGTAATTGTGCATGCCAACATGCGTCTCCATGTTGATTAATGATTTTGTGATTGTACAAAACACAAATGAACGTAAGGTTACCTACAATACCTTAAACTTGAGTTAGTTTCAAAGTTAAAGATGTCAAAGAATTTTGTTTTCTCTATCATCGGAAAGATGAAGTGTTGACAAAGTAGATGCTTAAGGAATTCAAAGGAGTACTACCACACCAccccaaaagaaagaaaaagatcaaaCCTTGATTCATAATTTATTCAAGGTTCCTAAACTTAAGGTTCCTAAAATTATTGAGAGTTACAATAATAAAGAACCTAATTACCAAGTAAATTTGACAGACAGACACTCATTGAACACACAACAACAAAAGATTATGATGGAATGGACAAGGATCATCTCCTGCAACTAGAGAGACAAACAATTTAAACTAATAAATCAGGGGAATTGAATTAGATGTCAAGAACTTGACTTCCATGTATTATGCTTCTTCAATCAGTCTAGATAAACAGTTTACAAATATAGGAACAGAATAATGACCATCCAAATTAAATCCGGTTTCTAATGACATCTTATGCATAGTGGTCAATCACATGGAAGGGAGAGCACCCAGTTGCATCCTTTCATTTCACCTTCCAAACATGCTGGCTCCTACTTTGCCATTGCCACAATCCTCTCTTGATAATGAGTACTCCAATCACCCACTTAAACTATTGAATTTTATTCTTTGTATGCCTAAAATAAAGTTTAAGTTCATCCTCCCATTTCCCTGCCTACCTTCTAATTTGCCCCCACCAAAATTTTCTCTAGTCACCGTTAAAATTACTCTCCTGACTCCTCTTCACCCACTTTCTCTAATCAAACACTTCTTCTTTATGGTGCAGTCAATCACCTACTTTGCTACTGACATAATGCCACACACAGATGAAGAAGAACAGTAAAAGTCCAATTTATAAAATCACCTATTGAAAAGTTAGATACAGAATAATATTACATACTTGAATCTTCAATAAAACCAAGTACAACCATGTTTAAGGGAAACATAAACAATAGACCAAGATCCATACCATGATCGTAGATTATACTGCTTCCTTATTATGAAAAACTGGGAAAACCATACCACATACATTCAAGCCATTTGGGTGCTAAAAATGGCGGGAATACAAATCCTTAAAGCACCCAACTAACAGTAACCAACAGCCAAATTTCagggaaaaaaatagaattagaAAATTGTACTCACTCTCAATTGATGGGAATCTGATACAGAAAAGCTCATCTTTCAATTCGCCATCAGCGAAGTCAGTGGCATGCCAAACGCAGGATTTATCATTTCCAGCGTGCTCCTGAACCGTCATTGATGGAAGAACTACAAAAAGACAACAACAATCAAACAATATAGTAAAGCACTGAAAAGAACTAAATTGTATGCGCATAAGGTGTAAATAATCGAGAACGAACCAAGATGATTAGCGCAGATCTTAAGCGTCTTAGACTGTCTCATAACAAGGCGAACCTTTCCAGTCTGCTTATGTTTCAAGAATTTAACAGTACCAGCACCTCTCTCCTTCCATTGGTTTCCATCTTTATCGAACCGATACAGTTTTGCCTTCCTAAAACAATGAATAATCGGAACGAAACGAATGAAACTAACGAAACAAAAAGTAGATCGAAGAAAAAGTAATGTAGAGAAAAAGCATACAGATCGAGAACAGCGTCCTCATCTTCTTCACCGGTGGTAACATCAACCGCCTCCAACTTGACGATGGGGGCGACTTGAGCTCCAGTGTCTTCATCTTCTCCGGCATGAGCCTCCTCGTCGTCTCGGCGCTCAGAATCGGAGGTGGCCATAGATGAAGCTTTTGTTGGGTTATGGAAAGAGGATGGGAAATTAGGGGAAGGCAATGAAAGAGtgggagaagaagaaattagggtttttatatTTGAAGAAACAAATGACAATAACAATAAACTCCACCACTAAACCTATGTTTTCCAATAAACCTAAATAAAAAGGCTCTTCttcgtaattaattaatttacaaaaCTATGTGACTATGTCTTatcatttatgtttttttttttcaaaaaatgaaaactttacaTCAATACTAAAATTTGCAAACCATTCAGTGaagcagcaaaaaaaaaaaatacatatagtattttcctaaactttttttatataatatccAAATTACCCTCGTTTTCACGTGTTTCTTATCGTTGATTCCTTCATCGTATTCGCTGGCTTCTTTTTCTTCATCGTCTTTGAGTGAGAGTGAAACGGAAGCAAAAGAGATTGAAAGAGGGAAAGATATCGTGTTTCAATGGTACTCGCATATGGATCATCATTGAAATGGGAGCGAAAGAAATACCAAAAGATTGAGATTTGGATATTCGACTAAAATAATCATAGATTATTGTGCTTGAATATTCTTCAAGAGAGAGGGTCTAAAATGAGTATTGTAGGTATTATAATaagaaatgtaacaaaattttggTATTCATGTAAATAGTTTAGGTCCGTTTATCATTGTTTTGTCATTTATCAAAGGCATATTTATCAACACATCAAAGACATGTTGTCCCCCAGAGAATGGATCTAGCTTATCAATATACTGCTCATAACCCCATTATTGAGATTTTCCCATCAGTCTAAAAGGGTACAATTTCAATTCCCAAAAAACTCTTTTACCATTTTAATTTCGATGCATATTTCTTGGAGATAAAACTTTAAGGGTGCgattgggggaagggttagtgttatgataaaactagtgttatgttaaacctagttttatcctaacccttgtttggaggaagaatttagaaatgtagttttatgataagaggtgtttgggGAAGGGTTATGGGGATTTATGAtaaatatgtgtttggggaaagtgTTAGGTAAGTAGGTTTatgtaaaatttataataaaatttatttgaggaaagtgttatatgggttgagttaataaattttttgtatgtagtataatattttttaaatgagattgtaaatatgataaaaaaaatcttattacATACTATTTTACGAAAGCGTCGAACCCgtcttattgcaaataatttattgtatgtgtaatgttattaaattagtaaagacagttgtccaatttagaactaatttataaacatattgtgaaaaatttattaaaattaattttttagaaagaaaaattaattatttcctatTTGTGGCGATAGCGATGTCCTCctattttgaacatatataattacatGTTATAACGGTCAGGTgaaattgtgactattttccttaattttaaataaactttATGAATGAAAAAAATAGTTCTCTATAATAGCAAAAGCATAAACAGTCAACATCATACAGAAAAAAAGTAAGCAAATAAGAAGCAACCCAGGTCGATACAAACATAAACTagtaaataatattatttttcttaaaatcatttgtcttaa comes from Cucumis melo cultivar AY chromosome 12, USDA_Cmelo_AY_1.0, whole genome shotgun sequence and encodes:
- the LOC103497064 gene encoding ran-binding protein 1 homolog a-like; amino-acid sequence: MATSDSERRDDEEAHAGEDEDTGAQVAPIVKLEAVDVTTGEEDEDAVLDLKAKLYRFDKDGNQWKERGAGTVKFLKHKQTGKVRLVMRQSKTLKICANHLVLPSMTVQEHAGNDKSCVWHATDFADGELKDELFCIRFPSIENCKSFMETFQEIAESQQKKGENKDASAAAGLLEKLSVEEKKTEDKAEEEPAKAKKEDEPKGEPEKSDAEKKNDE
- the LOC103497062 gene encoding potassium transporter 1 isoform X3, which produces MDDKLSAYDIKGILETRSSAALKSFFRLHPSFRRGFLLFVLFGTCMAIGDGVLTPAISVLSAVSGVKHKIPGLHENYIVLISCVILVGLFSLQHRGTHKVAFMFAPIIMAWLVCISVIGIYNIIKWNPSIYHALSPVYMLKFLRSTGVEGWISLGGVVLSITGVEAMFADLGHFSSLSIKIAFTFLVYPSLILAYLGEAAFLSKHHEDIQRSFYKAIPEAVFWPVFVVATFASVIGSQAVISATFSLVNQCCALNCFPHVKTMHTSNQIYGQIYIPEVNWMLMCLCLAVTIGLRDTSMIGHAYGLAVTFVMFVSTCLMTLVIIIVWKLRLINAIVFFMFFGSIELLYISASIIKVHEGGWIPLVLSTIFMCSMYTWYYGTMKKHEYDDENKVSMNRILSSGPSLGIVRVPGIGLIYTNLVAGVPAVFGHFVTTLPAFHQVLVFVCIKYVQVPHIDEEDRLLVTRVGPKECKMFRCIVRYGYRDLLQENYNFENKLVFSLVHYVETEDQFCKPMTEVSRGCKNSKEPCEYELPLEQAFTSSNKYQAMDTAVDDREKSIYNEEAMHILRAKESGITYIFGHCSVKAKKSSSIFKKLAIDIMYAFLNQNCREQEVLLNVPHTSLLEVGMVYYV
- the LOC103497062 gene encoding potassium transporter 1 isoform X2, with protein sequence MNNPSQESVETEGISPKVKNGSYRSVLILAYQSLGIVYGDLSTSPLYVYKTTFSGKLSLHENDEEIYGVLSFIFWTFTLIALFKYVFIVMSADDNGEGGTFALYSLLCRHARLCILPNQEPMDDKLSAYDIKGILETRSSAALKSFFRLHPSFRRGFLLFVLFGTCMAIGDGVLTPAISVLSAVSGVKHKIPGLHENYIVLISCVILVGLFSLQHRGTHKVAFMFAPIIMAWLVCISVIGIYNIIKWNPSIYHALSPVYMLKFLRSTGVEGWISLGGVVLSITGVEAMFADLGHFSSLSIKIAFTFLVYPSLILAYLGEAAFLSKHHEDIQRSFYKAIPEAVFWPVFVVATFASVIGSQAVISATFSLVNQCCALNCFPHVKTMHTSNQIYGQIYIPEVNWMLMCLCLAVTIGLRDTSMIGHAYGLAVTFVMFVSTCLMTLVIIIVWKLRLINAIVFFMFFGSIELLYISASIIKVHEGGWIPLVLSTIFMCSMYTWYYGTMKKHEYDDENKVSMNRILSSGPSLGIVRVPGIGLIYTNLVAGVPAVFGHFVTTLPAFHQVLVFVCIKYVQVPHIDEEDRLLVTRVGPKECKMFRCIVRYGYRDLLQENYNFENKLVFSLVHYVETEDQFCKPMTEVSRGCKNSKEPCEYELPLEQAFTSSNKYQAMDTAVDDREKSIYNEEAMHILRAKESGITYIFGHCSVKAKKSSSIFKKLAIDIMYAFLNQNCREQEVLLNVPHTSLLEVGMVYYV
- the LOC103497062 gene encoding potassium transporter 1 isoform X1, whose amino-acid sequence is MNNPSQESVETEGISPKKVKNGSYRSVLILAYQSLGIVYGDLSTSPLYVYKTTFSGKLSLHENDEEIYGVLSFIFWTFTLIALFKYVFIVMSADDNGEGGTFALYSLLCRHARLCILPNQEPMDDKLSAYDIKGILETRSSAALKSFFRLHPSFRRGFLLFVLFGTCMAIGDGVLTPAISVLSAVSGVKHKIPGLHENYIVLISCVILVGLFSLQHRGTHKVAFMFAPIIMAWLVCISVIGIYNIIKWNPSIYHALSPVYMLKFLRSTGVEGWISLGGVVLSITGVEAMFADLGHFSSLSIKIAFTFLVYPSLILAYLGEAAFLSKHHEDIQRSFYKAIPEAVFWPVFVVATFASVIGSQAVISATFSLVNQCCALNCFPHVKTMHTSNQIYGQIYIPEVNWMLMCLCLAVTIGLRDTSMIGHAYGLAVTFVMFVSTCLMTLVIIIVWKLRLINAIVFFMFFGSIELLYISASIIKVHEGGWIPLVLSTIFMCSMYTWYYGTMKKHEYDDENKVSMNRILSSGPSLGIVRVPGIGLIYTNLVAGVPAVFGHFVTTLPAFHQVLVFVCIKYVQVPHIDEEDRLLVTRVGPKECKMFRCIVRYGYRDLLQENYNFENKLVFSLVHYVETEDQFCKPMTEVSRGCKNSKEPCEYELPLEQAFTSSNKYQAMDTAVDDREKSIYNEEAMHILRAKESGITYIFGHCSVKAKKSSSIFKKLAIDIMYAFLNQNCREQEVLLNVPHTSLLEVGMVYYV